One genomic window of Arachis hypogaea cultivar Tifrunner chromosome 8, arahy.Tifrunner.gnm2.J5K5, whole genome shotgun sequence includes the following:
- the LOC112705672 gene encoding 24-methylenesterol C-methyltransferase 2, with product MDSLSLFCTGALLAGGLYWFVCILGPAEQKGKRATDLSGGSISAEKVQDNYKQYWSFFRRPKEIETAEKVPDFVDTFYNLVTDIYEWGWGQSFHFSPSIPGKSHRDATRLHEEMAVDLIEAKPGHRILDVGCGVGGPMRAIAAHSRANVVGITINEYQVNRARIHNKEAGLDSLCEVVCGNFLEMPFPDNSFDGAYSIEATCHAPKLEDVYAQIFRVLKPGALYVSYEWVTTDKYRGENPEHVEIIQGIERGDALPGLRSYADIAETARKVGFEVVKEQDLAKPPAQPWWSRLKMGRIAYWRNHIVVTVLAALGIAPKGTVDVHEMLFKTADYLTRGGDTGIFSPMHMVLCRKPKSPPTSTTSS from the coding sequence ATGGATTCGCTCTCTCTCTTCTGTACCGGAGCACTTCTCGCCGGCGGCCTCTACTGGTTCGTGTGCATTTTGGGCCCCGCCGAGCAGAAGGGCAAGCGCGCCACCGATCTGTCCGGCGGCTCCATATCCGCCGAGAAAGTCCAAGACAACTACAAGCAATACTGGTCCTTCTTCCGCCGCCCAAAGGAAATCGAAACCGCCGAGAAGGTTCCAGACTTCGTCGACACATTCTACAACCTCGTAACTGACATCTACGAGTGGGGTTGGGGTCAGTCCTTCCATTTCTCCCCTTCAATACCCGGCAAGTCCCACCGTGACGCCACGCGCCTCCACGAGGAGATGGCCGTCGATCTCATCGAGGCGAAGCCTGGTCACAGAATACTGGACGTCGGGTGCGGAGTAGGTGGGCCCATGCGTGCCATCGCAGCCCACTCGAGAGCCAACGTGGTGGGCATCACCATCAACGAGTACCAGGTGAACCGGGCCAGGATCCATAACAAGGAGGCCGGGCTGGACTCACTCTGCGAAGTTGTGTGCGGCAATTTCTTGGAGATGCCGTTCCCTGATAACAGCTTTGACGGCGCGTACTCCATAGAAGCCACTTGTCACGCACCCAAGCTCGAAGATGTGTACGCTCAAATCTTTAGGGTTTTGAAACCTGGCGCACTCTACGTTTCTTATGAGTGGGTTACGACGGACAAGTATAGAGGGGAAAACCCTGAACACGTGGAGATCATTCAGGGAATCGAGAGAGGTGACGCTTTGCCTGGGCTTAGGAGCTACGCTGATATTGCTGAGACGGCTAGGAAGGTAGGGTTTGAGGTGGTTAAGGAGCAGGATCTGGCTAAACCGCCGGCTCAGCCGTGGTGGAGCCGGCTCAAGATGGGTCGGATCGCTTACTGGAGGAACCACATTGTGGTCACTGTTCTGGCGGCGCTGGGGATTGCTCCCAAGGGTACCGTGGATGTTCACGAGATGCTATTCAAGACCGCTGACTATTTGACCAGAGGTGGTGACACT